In the genome of Pseudomonas bubulae, one region contains:
- the atpE gene encoding F0F1 ATP synthase subunit C gives METVVGLTAIAVALLIGLGALGTAIGFGLLGGKFLEGAARQPEMVPMLQVKMFIVAGLLDAVTMIGVGIALFFTFANPFVGQLAG, from the coding sequence ATGGAAACTGTAGTTGGTCTAACCGCTATCGCTGTTGCACTGTTGATCGGCCTGGGCGCACTGGGTACCGCAATTGGTTTCGGCCTGTTGGGTGGCAAGTTCCTGGAAGGCGCAGCGCGTCAACCAGAAATGGTTCCAATGCTGCAAGTTAAAATGTTCATCGTTGCCGGTCTGCTCGACGCCGTAACCATGATCGGTGTTGGTATCGCACTGTTCTTCACCTTCGCTAATCCTTTCGTTGGTCAACTCGCTGGCTAA
- a CDS encoding F0F1 ATP synthase subunit B, producing the protein MNINATLIGQSVAFFIFVLFCMKFVWPPVIAALQERQKKIAAGLDAANRAARDLELAQDKAGQQLREAKAQAAEIIEQAKKRGTQIVDEAREQARVEADRVKAQAQAEIEQELNSVKDALRAQLGTLAVEGAEKILGATIDQNAHAELVTKLAAEI; encoded by the coding sequence GTGAACATTAATGCAACCCTGATTGGCCAGTCCGTTGCGTTCTTCATTTTTGTACTGTTTTGCATGAAGTTCGTGTGGCCTCCGGTCATCGCGGCATTGCAAGAACGTCAGAAGAAGATTGCGGCTGGACTGGACGCTGCTAACCGAGCAGCTCGCGACCTGGAGTTGGCCCAAGATAAAGCGGGTCAACAACTGCGCGAAGCTAAGGCTCAAGCAGCTGAAATCATTGAGCAAGCCAAGAAACGCGGTACTCAGATCGTAGACGAAGCCCGTGAACAGGCTCGCGTTGAAGCTGACCGTGTGAAGGCTCAGGCTCAGGCCGAGATCGAACAGGAACTGAACAGCGTCAAAGACGCCCTGCGTGCCCAACTGGGTACCCTGGCTGTTGAAGGCGCAGAGAAGATCCTGGGTGCCACAATCGATCAAAACGCGCACGCGGAGCTGGTTACTAAACTGGCTGCTGAAATTTAA